One genomic region from Jilunia laotingensis encodes:
- a CDS encoding RNA polymerase sigma factor codes for MDSKASQAKDNVEQEFLTVIREYERIIYKVCYLYTTPNATLNDLYQDVILNLWKAYPKFRRECKVSTWIYRIALNTCISFIRKEKNVPELVTLTREADWMAEDKDPLQEMLRQLYRMINQLGQLDKSIILLYLEEKSYEEMAEITGLTVTNIATKLSRIKDKLKKMKKED; via the coding sequence ATGGACTCAAAAGCCTCACAAGCCAAAGACAATGTAGAACAGGAATTCCTTACAGTAATCCGGGAATATGAACGGATCATTTATAAGGTATGCTATCTATACACCACTCCGAATGCTACACTCAACGATCTCTATCAAGATGTAATACTTAATCTGTGGAAAGCATACCCTAAATTCCGGAGAGAATGCAAGGTATCCACATGGATATATCGCATTGCACTGAATACCTGCATCAGTTTTATCCGTAAGGAAAAAAATGTGCCGGAGCTTGTGACGTTGACCCGGGAAGCGGACTGGATGGCGGAAGATAAAGATCCGTTACAGGAAATGTTGCGACAATTATACCGGATGATCAACCAATTAGGACAACTTGATAAATCTATCATATTGCTTTATCTAGAAGAAAAAAGTTATGAGGAAATGGCTGAAATTACCGGATTGACAGTTACGAACATCGCAACAAAACTAAGCCGTATAAAGGACAAATTAAAAAAAATGAAAAAGGAGGATTGA